In Candidatus Binatia bacterium, one DNA window encodes the following:
- the topA gene encoding type I DNA topoisomerase — protein MKKPLIIVESPTKARTIKKFLPARYSVKASVGHVRDLPKSTLGVDVEHDFTPKYLTIKGKGDVIKELRGAVKSATDVYLATDPDREGEAIAWHLTELLRLSDPKRIELHEITRDAALAALNHPHHIDMDRVNAQQARRILDRLVGYKISPLLWAKVRGGLSAGRVQSVAVKLIVDREREIAAFVPREYWTITALLAPHGALADSAFSADLVSHRGEKLEIATEAAAAAVLRALDGAVYRVASVKKRELRRNGPPPFTTSTLQQEASRKLKMRVRRAMQVAQALYEGVDLGGSQGTEGLITYMRTDSTRISDQAREAAEQFIVSAYGKEFHAGTRHRVREGAQDAHEAIRPTSLLHTPEKLAGVLKRDELRLYSMIWERFVASQMSPALLDQTVVDVAANDYGFRATGTIVRFPGFTRVYDESRDEESAAKGRVRLPQLEENAELDCGKLDPKQHFTEPPPRYTEAALVKALEDNGIGRPSTYSAIVETIQARGYVTQQDRRFVPTEIGAAVNDLLVEHFPNIVSLHFTAQMEGDLDKVAEGHEDWIALLRRFYGPFESDLETAEKKLPRLELRDEPTDEICPNCGRPMVIKTGRFGKFISCTGYPECKTTKPIVKETGAECPKCAGAIVERRSKKGRLFYGCANYPNCDFISWDAVARERCPVCGSYVVGKTRRGGAVQLQCAADRSHDVSALASSEAAGAEREPLEA, from the coding sequence ATCAAGAAGTTTCTGCCGGCGCGCTACTCCGTGAAAGCATCGGTGGGGCACGTGCGCGATCTTCCGAAGAGCACGCTGGGGGTGGACGTCGAACACGATTTTACGCCGAAATACCTTACAATCAAGGGAAAAGGCGACGTGATCAAGGAGCTGCGCGGCGCCGTAAAAAGTGCGACCGACGTGTACCTCGCAACCGACCCCGACCGTGAGGGCGAGGCAATCGCCTGGCACCTGACCGAGCTCCTGCGGCTGTCCGATCCGAAGCGGATCGAGCTCCACGAGATCACCCGGGACGCCGCGCTGGCCGCACTCAACCACCCGCATCACATCGACATGGACCGCGTAAACGCCCAACAGGCGCGGCGCATTCTGGATCGCCTCGTCGGCTATAAAATATCGCCGCTGCTGTGGGCGAAGGTGCGCGGGGGCCTGTCCGCGGGTCGAGTACAATCGGTGGCCGTCAAGCTCATCGTCGACCGGGAACGCGAGATCGCCGCCTTTGTTCCGAGAGAATACTGGACGATCACGGCACTTCTCGCGCCGCACGGCGCACTGGCGGACTCGGCTTTCTCCGCGGATCTGGTATCGCATCGCGGCGAGAAGCTCGAGATTGCGACGGAGGCCGCCGCCGCCGCGGTCCTGCGTGCGCTCGACGGCGCGGTCTATCGGGTTGCGTCGGTCAAGAAACGGGAGCTGCGCAGGAACGGGCCCCCGCCGTTCACGACCTCGACGCTGCAGCAGGAGGCGTCGCGCAAGCTCAAGATGCGCGTGCGGCGCGCCATGCAGGTGGCTCAAGCGCTGTACGAGGGCGTCGACCTCGGCGGTAGCCAGGGAACCGAAGGTCTGATCACCTACATGCGCACCGACTCGACGCGGATCAGCGACCAGGCGCGCGAGGCCGCCGAGCAGTTCATTGTGAGCGCGTACGGCAAGGAGTTCCACGCCGGAACCCGCCACCGCGTGCGCGAGGGCGCGCAAGACGCCCACGAGGCGATCCGCCCGACGTCGCTGCTGCACACGCCCGAGAAGCTCGCCGGCGTTCTCAAGCGCGACGAGCTGCGGCTCTACTCGATGATCTGGGAGCGGTTCGTGGCCTCGCAGATGTCGCCCGCGCTGCTCGATCAGACGGTCGTCGACGTCGCGGCCAACGACTACGGCTTTCGGGCGACCGGGACGATCGTGCGCTTTCCGGGATTTACGCGCGTCTACGACGAGAGCCGGGACGAGGAATCGGCCGCTAAGGGGCGCGTCCGTCTCCCTCAATTAGAAGAAAATGCGGAGCTTGACTGTGGGAAGCTGGATCCCAAGCAGCACTTCACCGAGCCGCCGCCGCGCTATACCGAAGCCGCTCTGGTTAAGGCGCTGGAGGACAACGGCATCGGACGTCCCTCGACGTATTCCGCGATCGTCGAGACGATCCAGGCGCGCGGTTACGTTACGCAGCAGGATAGGCGCTTCGTACCGACCGAGATCGGCGCCGCGGTGAACGACCTGCTCGTCGAGCACTTCCCCAACATCGTCAGCCTCCACTTCACCGCCCAGATGGAAGGCGACCTCGATAAGGTCGCGGAGGGGCACGAAGATTGGATCGCGCTGCTGCGCCGATTCTACGGCCCGTTCGAGAGCGACCTCGAAACCGCCGAGAAGAAGCTGCCGCGGCTCGAGCTGCGCGACGAGCCGACGGACGAGATCTGTCCAAACTGCGGGCGTCCCATGGTGATCAAGACGGGCCGCTTCGGAAAGTTTATCTCGTGCACGGGGTACCCGGAGTGTAAAACGACGAAGCCGATCGTCAAAGAGACCGGCGCGGAGTGTCCCAAGTGCGCCGGCGCCATCGTCGAGCGGCGTTCGAAGAAGGGCCGGCTATTCTACGGCTGCGCGAACTACCCGAACTGCGACTTCATCTCGTGGGACGCCGTGGCGCGCGAGCGCTGCCCGGTCTGCGGATCGTACGTCGTGGGAAAAACGCGCCGCGGCGGCGCCGTCCAACTGCAGTGCGCGGCGGACCGCAGCCACGACGTCAGTGCGCTCGCCTCGAGTGAGGCCGCTGGGGCGGAGCGCGAACCGCTCGAAGCATGA
- the trmFO gene encoding methylenetetrahydrofolate--tRNA-(uracil(54)-C(5))-methyltransferase (FADH(2)-oxidizing) TrmFO has translation MTLRLAVIGGGLAGCEAAWQAARCGVDVDLYEMRPQRSGPAHHTGTLAELVCSNSLRGAALENAVGLLKEELARLRSLIVGCARESAVPAGGALAVDRDRFSSLVESRIAAEPHIRLHRQELLAIPLDRPAIVACGPLPTDEFLAQLDRLFGEGEMRRLHYYDAASPIVAADSIDESQMYRKSRYDKGAGDDYLNIPLDRAGYERLLADLRMLERHPAKAFESTRYFEGCLPVEEMADRGDDVLRFGPLKPVGLRDPRTGRVPYAVVQLRKENTDGTAYNLVGFQTRLTWPAQREAFGKLPGLQRAEWLRLGVMHRNTFIDSPRLLDSHLKLRGSAALYFAGQITGAEGYVEGAACGAMTGIHAARAILGLAPIDFPRASALGAVVAHLQNRETPDFQPANVTWGAFPAPREAEAPLGKRERRRMMAERALAAIESLAAETLFAPAG, from the coding sequence ATGACCCTCCGCTTGGCCGTCATCGGCGGCGGGCTGGCGGGGTGCGAGGCGGCATGGCAGGCCGCGCGTTGCGGCGTCGACGTGGACCTCTACGAGATGCGTCCTCAGCGCAGCGGGCCCGCGCATCACACCGGTACGCTTGCGGAGCTCGTGTGCAGCAACTCACTGCGCGGCGCGGCGCTCGAAAACGCCGTCGGGCTGCTCAAGGAGGAGCTCGCGCGCTTGCGGTCGCTGATCGTGGGCTGCGCCCGCGAGAGCGCCGTGCCGGCCGGCGGCGCGCTGGCGGTGGACCGCGATCGCTTTTCGAGCCTCGTCGAATCGCGGATCGCAGCCGAACCGCATATCCGGCTGCACCGCCAGGAGCTGCTCGCCATTCCTCTCGATCGCCCCGCGATCGTGGCGTGCGGCCCGCTTCCAACTGACGAATTCTTGGCGCAGCTGGACCGGCTGTTTGGCGAGGGCGAGATGCGCCGGCTGCATTATTACGACGCGGCGTCGCCGATCGTCGCGGCCGATTCGATCGACGAGTCCCAGATGTACCGAAAGTCGCGCTACGACAAGGGTGCGGGCGACGACTATCTCAACATTCCGCTCGATCGCGCCGGGTACGAGCGGTTGTTGGCCGACCTGCGAATGCTCGAACGCCATCCGGCGAAGGCGTTCGAGTCGACGCGCTACTTCGAGGGCTGTTTACCTGTTGAAGAGATGGCGGACCGGGGCGACGACGTGCTGCGTTTCGGACCCCTGAAGCCGGTCGGTCTACGCGACCCGCGCACCGGTCGCGTGCCCTACGCCGTCGTGCAGTTGCGCAAAGAGAACACTGACGGCACCGCTTACAATCTCGTCGGCTTTCAGACGCGTCTTACGTGGCCTGCACAGCGTGAAGCTTTCGGAAAGCTGCCCGGCTTGCAGCGGGCGGAGTGGCTTCGGCTAGGCGTCATGCACCGTAACACGTTCATCGACTCGCCGCGCCTGCTCGACTCGCATTTGAAGCTGCGCGGAAGCGCCGCGCTGTACTTCGCCGGACAGATCACCGGGGCGGAAGGCTACGTCGAGGGAGCGGCGTGCGGTGCGATGACGGGGATCCATGCAGCCCGCGCGATCTTAGGCCTCGCGCCGATCGACTTTCCGCGCGCGAGCGCGTTGGGGGCCGTCGTCGCACACCTGCAAAATCGCGAGACGCCGGACTTTCAGCCGGCGAACGTGACCTGGGGCGCGTTCCCGGCCCCTCGGGAAGCCGAAGCGCCGCTGGGTAAGCGGGAGAGGAGAAGAATGATGGCCGAGCGCGCGCTAGCCGCGATCGAATCGTTGGCCGCTGAAACCCTCTTTGCGCCTGCAGGGTAG